From a single Lewinella sp. LCG006 genomic region:
- a CDS encoding polysaccharide lyase family 7 protein — protein sequence MTKSIFQPLLMTGLIFFLCACSNTANENNSEVTDKEEAASNTVYPSDVIPFMDKFKILLGDGTKEDDLVKYEQKDFFYATQEDETNWVVYKTPNSGVTSKNSSNTRTELHELRNWTPETGGKLTGTLKVMHVSTSGDARVAASYSTVVGQIHSGEGHENEPLKIFYKKFPGHTKGSVFWNYEINTAGDDNAGRWDFSSAVWGYDMSVVGTSASDYPTAPENGIELGEEFSYEINVYQGIMYLTFTSAGHDTIRFTKNLIASDYTTTADLPEQTQKLFVPIGQDGVERKTAYAGELQYFKQGAYNQTNGKDPETNMVWCTGADTYDGDIPQQYANGAYTEVWFRAATVGEGTPPVE from the coding sequence ATGACAAAATCAATATTTCAGCCACTCTTAATGACGGGCTTAATATTTTTCCTCTGTGCTTGTAGCAATACCGCGAATGAGAACAATAGTGAAGTGACCGATAAGGAAGAAGCGGCAAGTAACACTGTTTATCCCAGTGATGTTATTCCATTTATGGATAAATTCAAAATCTTGTTAGGGGATGGAACCAAGGAGGATGATTTGGTCAAGTACGAACAAAAAGACTTCTTCTACGCTACCCAGGAAGATGAAACGAATTGGGTCGTCTATAAAACACCGAATTCAGGTGTTACCTCAAAAAACTCAAGCAATACCAGAACAGAGCTGCACGAATTAAGGAATTGGACACCAGAAACAGGAGGTAAATTAACCGGCACGCTGAAAGTAATGCATGTTTCCACTTCGGGCGACGCTAGAGTTGCGGCTTCTTACTCTACAGTTGTAGGACAGATACACAGCGGTGAAGGTCACGAAAATGAACCCCTCAAGATATTTTACAAGAAATTTCCCGGTCATACGAAAGGCTCCGTTTTCTGGAATTATGAAATCAATACTGCGGGTGACGACAACGCCGGGAGATGGGATTTTTCAAGTGCAGTTTGGGGCTATGATATGTCGGTAGTTGGTACTAGCGCCAGCGATTATCCCACAGCACCTGAAAATGGCATTGAACTGGGCGAAGAATTTAGCTACGAAATCAATGTATACCAAGGAATTATGTATCTCACTTTTACCAGTGCGGGCCACGACACGATTCGATTTACCAAAAACTTGATCGCATCTGATTACACGACGACTGCAGACCTGCCCGAGCAAACCCAAAAGTTGTTTGTCCCCATTGGTCAGGATGGCGTAGAAAGAAAGACGGCCTACGCCGGAGAATTACAATACTTTAAGCAGGGTGCATATAATCAAACCAATGGCAAAGATCCGGAAACAAACATGGTTTGGTGTACCGGAGCCGATACCTACGATGGTGATATCCCCCAACAATATGCCAATGGAGCTTATACCGAAGTTTGGTTCCGAGCGGCAACAGTAGGGGAAGGTACCCCGCCTGTTGAATAA
- a CDS encoding PfkB family carbohydrate kinase yields the protein MKKIVTFGEIMLRLTPPGMQRFSQANSFDVVYGGGESNVAVSLANYGLPTELVTRLPDNDLGECALMEMRKRNVGTQHILRGGERLGIYFLEMGAVSRGSKVVYDRAHSSMASIEKGMVDWEAVFADAQWFHWTGITPAISQGAADACLEAIQTANRMGVTVSTDLNYRKNLWKYGKEPAEVMPELVAGCDVILGNEEDAEKHFGIHPKGVDVTQGHSIDAKAYLSVLQQLMERFPRCTKAITTLRGSISASHNTWSGVLYDGKTLFEAPTYQITHIVDRVGGGDSFMGGLIYGLIAYPGDNQKALEFAVAASCLKHTIYGDANLATIAEVKQLMGGDASGRVSR from the coding sequence ATGAAGAAAATTGTCACTTTTGGAGAAATCATGCTGCGTTTGACGCCCCCGGGAATGCAGCGATTTTCGCAAGCGAATAGTTTCGATGTCGTTTATGGCGGTGGAGAGTCTAACGTAGCTGTTTCATTGGCCAACTATGGCTTGCCTACGGAACTCGTGACGCGCCTGCCCGATAATGACTTGGGCGAATGTGCGCTAATGGAAATGCGTAAACGCAATGTCGGCACACAGCACATCCTGCGCGGCGGCGAACGGCTGGGGATTTACTTCCTGGAGATGGGAGCAGTAAGCCGGGGGAGTAAAGTAGTCTACGATCGTGCACATTCCAGCATGGCGAGTATTGAAAAAGGAATGGTCGACTGGGAAGCCGTTTTTGCCGACGCACAATGGTTTCACTGGACGGGCATCACCCCTGCCATCTCGCAAGGGGCAGCCGATGCTTGCCTGGAAGCCATTCAGACGGCCAACCGCATGGGCGTTACGGTTTCTACAGATCTCAATTACCGGAAAAATCTCTGGAAATACGGCAAAGAACCGGCAGAAGTGATGCCCGAACTGGTAGCTGGCTGTGATGTCATCCTGGGTAATGAAGAAGATGCCGAAAAGCACTTTGGAATTCATCCCAAAGGTGTGGATGTGACCCAGGGCCACTCCATTGATGCCAAGGCTTACCTCTCTGTTTTGCAGCAGCTTATGGAGCGCTTCCCACGCTGCACGAAAGCCATCACCACTTTAAGAGGCTCCATTAGCGCATCACACAACACCTGGTCGGGTGTACTTTATGATGGAAAAACACTCTTTGAAGCTCCTACCTATCAGATCACCCATATTGTAGATCGTGTAGGAGGAGGCGATAGCTTCATGGGAGGCCTTATCTACGGCCTGATTGCTTATCCTGGTGACAATCAAAAAGCCCTGGAATTTGCAGTAGCGGCTTCTTGCCTCAAACATACCATTTATGGCGATGCCAACCTGGCTACCATCGCTGAAGTGAAACAACTAATGGGAGGAGATGCCAGTGGCCGTGTGAGCAGATAA
- a CDS encoding SDR family NAD(P)-dependent oxidoreductase, which translates to MKLKGKIAVVTGATGGIGFEVAQHLGREGCTVVLNGIDDAQGAKKLHLLKEQGITAAYYGFDVTNEEEVNENIKAIGNKYGKIDIVVNNAGGLGGRSRFEDMTTEFYRSVMALNLDSTFFVSRAAIPFLKKGLHPTIINYTSNAAWNAGGPGAGIYGTSKAGVHAITRALAKDLAEYGIRVNAVSPGTIDTPFHAQIKSTKPEVFASWKNNILLGRLGQPKDVAAVVVFLASEDAAFITAETIQIGGGQALGI; encoded by the coding sequence ATGAAATTAAAAGGAAAAATAGCTGTTGTCACTGGTGCTACGGGCGGCATAGGCTTTGAAGTTGCGCAGCACCTGGGAAGAGAAGGTTGTACCGTCGTTTTAAACGGTATAGATGATGCGCAAGGTGCTAAAAAACTGCACCTCTTAAAGGAACAAGGGATTACCGCAGCGTACTATGGATTTGATGTTACCAACGAAGAGGAGGTCAATGAAAACATCAAGGCTATTGGAAATAAGTACGGCAAGATTGATATCGTTGTGAACAATGCCGGTGGACTTGGTGGCAGGTCTAGATTTGAAGACATGACAACCGAGTTTTACAGGTCCGTCATGGCACTTAATTTAGATTCGACATTCTTTGTCTCTCGGGCAGCTATACCCTTCCTCAAAAAAGGCTTACACCCAACCATCATCAACTACACCTCAAATGCTGCTTGGAATGCGGGTGGGCCAGGGGCGGGCATTTATGGCACCTCAAAAGCTGGTGTCCATGCCATTACCAGAGCATTAGCCAAGGATTTAGCAGAATACGGAATTCGTGTGAATGCCGTATCACCTGGCACCATTGACACCCCGTTTCACGCTCAAATCAAATCCACCAAACCAGAAGTTTTCGCCTCGTGGAAAAACAATATCCTATTGGGCAGGCTAGGGCAACCCAAAGATGTAGCAGCCGTTGTGGTTTTCCTCGCTAGTGAAGACGCCGCCTTTATCACTGCCGAGACTATTCAAATTGGCGGTGGACAAGCCCTGGGTATTTAA
- a CDS encoding MFS transporter, with protein sequence MIDQIKKNVGGLRWWVIGLIALATVINYIDRQSLPVLWPDIAEDLYPEKNADERKAIYGTISVVFLFSYAFGQTIFGKIFDKVGTRIGFTLSIGFWSIATALHALAKGVVSLSIFRGILGIAEAGNWPGAAKGNAEWFPTKERAFAQGLFNSGAAIGGIIAFPTIGILSIYMSWKFIFIIVGLLGLLWLIPWWMIVKAPPSKHPWISDEEREYILTGQKNQDIDGDEEYDEGYHPTTSKMLRHKESWGVIIASAAIDPIWWLFVFWIPIYLNEVYGMDVKSIGFYAWVPYVGAMLGAWFGGLLAQNRIKAGLTVNKTRKMVITLGCVIMLPALLAMANPGGPVTAVLLMAVILFGFQTAIGNVQTLPSDLFGSDTVGTLAGIAGTAAKLSAAGLTVLVPWLTAGGNYTSAFIIGAALALIALAAVWVLCPKIEPLKPTE encoded by the coding sequence ATGATAGATCAAATCAAAAAGAACGTGGGTGGCTTGCGCTGGTGGGTAATCGGACTCATCGCATTGGCTACAGTTATCAATTACATAGATAGACAGTCATTGCCTGTGCTGTGGCCAGATATTGCAGAGGACCTATATCCAGAGAAGAATGCAGACGAGCGAAAAGCAATTTACGGTACTATTTCAGTAGTATTTCTTTTCTCCTATGCCTTTGGGCAAACGATTTTTGGAAAAATATTTGACAAAGTAGGGACCCGGATTGGCTTTACATTGTCCATTGGATTTTGGTCCATTGCGACAGCTTTGCATGCGCTTGCAAAAGGTGTAGTAAGCCTTAGTATTTTCAGAGGAATCTTAGGTATTGCGGAGGCCGGTAACTGGCCCGGGGCGGCCAAGGGTAATGCCGAATGGTTTCCGACCAAAGAAAGAGCCTTTGCCCAGGGATTATTCAATTCAGGGGCTGCAATTGGAGGTATCATTGCCTTCCCGACAATCGGTATATTATCGATTTACATGTCCTGGAAGTTTATCTTTATTATTGTCGGCTTGCTTGGTCTGCTGTGGTTGATTCCATGGTGGATGATTGTGAAAGCACCGCCATCAAAACACCCCTGGATTAGTGATGAAGAACGTGAATACATCTTAACGGGGCAAAAGAACCAAGATATAGATGGTGACGAAGAATATGACGAAGGCTATCATCCAACAACCAGTAAAATGCTTAGGCATAAAGAAAGCTGGGGAGTCATTATAGCTTCTGCAGCGATTGATCCTATCTGGTGGCTTTTCGTTTTTTGGATTCCTATTTATCTCAATGAGGTATACGGTATGGACGTCAAATCAATAGGATTTTATGCATGGGTACCGTATGTAGGAGCTATGTTAGGAGCTTGGTTCGGAGGTTTACTAGCTCAGAATCGTATCAAAGCTGGTCTAACGGTCAATAAAACCCGTAAAATGGTGATCACACTTGGGTGTGTAATAATGCTACCGGCATTATTGGCAATGGCCAATCCCGGAGGACCAGTAACAGCAGTTTTGCTAATGGCGGTAATCCTATTTGGATTCCAGACGGCAATTGGTAATGTTCAGACGCTACCTAGTGATTTATTTGGTTCTGACACCGTTGGAACACTTGCGGGTATAGCGGGAACTGCGGCAAAATTAAGTGCGGCGGGGCTTACCGTATTGGTACCTTGGCTCACTGCCGGAGGTAATTATACATCAGCTTTTATCATAGGAGCTGCATTGGCACTCATTGCACTGGCAGCAGTGTGGGTTTTATGCCCAAAAATAGAACCATTAAAACCAACAGAATAA
- a CDS encoding polysaccharide lyase family 7 protein: protein MNLTIRLLFLALLSIILTNCSPESSAKDSDTQATVTTYPSDVIPFMEEWNLILGSGENVGQANRFEHQDFFYVTHDGETNWVVYKAPNSGETHGTSNNTRTELAQRKKWSPMTNAKLTATLKVANVSTTGDARVAASYAVVVGQIHSADGHENEPLKIFYKKFPGHTKGSVFWHYEINTAGDDNSGRWDYSTAVWGYDFSVVGREESTYPEEPEDGIALGEEFSYEIEVKEGIMYLKFTSEGHESKTFTKNLIVSEYTTVAAIPEQTQKLFVSIGQGGVERENAYAAEGLFFKQGAYNQTNGKSPELNKNWCSGAETYGGDIQKQYETGNYAEVWFKTASIFVSKDAVSNEGYFIKND from the coding sequence ATGAACCTGACAATTCGCCTGCTTTTTTTAGCCCTCTTGAGTATCATCCTGACAAATTGTAGCCCCGAATCAAGTGCAAAAGATAGCGATACGCAAGCGACAGTTACCACCTACCCCAGCGATGTCATTCCATTCATGGAGGAATGGAATCTTATCTTAGGAAGTGGTGAAAATGTTGGTCAGGCCAACCGTTTTGAGCATCAGGATTTTTTTTATGTCACCCATGATGGGGAAACGAATTGGGTGGTGTACAAAGCCCCTAATTCAGGGGAGACGCATGGCACTTCAAACAATACAAGAACCGAATTGGCCCAAAGAAAAAAATGGTCCCCTATGACCAATGCTAAATTGACAGCTACGCTAAAAGTAGCGAATGTGTCAACGACTGGTGATGCTCGGGTAGCTGCTTCTTACGCTGTAGTGGTTGGTCAGATTCATAGTGCCGATGGACATGAAAACGAGCCGCTCAAAATATTTTACAAGAAATTCCCTGGCCATACCAAAGGTTCTGTTTTCTGGCATTATGAGATCAATACCGCTGGTGATGATAATTCCGGACGATGGGATTATTCAACAGCTGTTTGGGGCTATGACTTTTCTGTTGTTGGTAGGGAAGAAAGCACTTACCCGGAAGAACCGGAAGATGGCATTGCATTAGGCGAGGAATTCAGTTATGAAATCGAAGTTAAGGAGGGTATCATGTACCTGAAATTTACTAGTGAAGGGCACGAAAGTAAAACATTTACAAAGAACCTGATCGTATCAGAATATACTACAGTTGCGGCTATTCCTGAGCAAACTCAGAAGTTGTTTGTGTCAATTGGCCAAGGCGGCGTGGAGCGAGAAAATGCTTACGCAGCAGAAGGTCTTTTTTTTAAACAAGGCGCTTATAACCAAACGAATGGTAAATCTCCAGAATTAAATAAAAACTGGTGCTCTGGAGCGGAAACCTATGGCGGTGATATTCAAAAACAATATGAAACAGGAAATTACGCTGAAGTTTGGTTTAAAACGGCAAGCATCTTTGTAAGTAAGGATGCAGTGTCTAATGAAGGCTATTTTATTAAAAATGATTAA
- a CDS encoding cupin domain-containing protein translates to MSLHDNITPTKEYWIDEETPWEEVATGLSRQIMGYDGKIMLVKAKFESGAIGILHKHYHSQVTYVESGEFEMTIGNDTRIIKGGDSFYIPPHVMHGCVCRKPGILIDVFSPAREDFLGHEMLDL, encoded by the coding sequence ATGAGTTTACATGATAACATTACACCCACCAAAGAGTACTGGATAGACGAAGAGACTCCCTGGGAAGAAGTAGCCACTGGCCTTAGTCGCCAGATCATGGGCTACGATGGTAAGATCATGCTAGTTAAGGCAAAATTTGAATCAGGTGCCATCGGTATTTTGCATAAGCACTATCACTCACAGGTCACCTATGTGGAGAGTGGCGAATTTGAGATGACCATTGGCAATGATACAAGAATCATCAAAGGTGGTGATTCCTTTTACATACCTCCCCATGTAATGCATGGCTGTGTATGCAGAAAACCCGGGATATTGATTGATGTATTCAGTCCAGCCAGGGAGGATTTTCTAGGTCACGAAATGTTAGACCTTTAA